One Deinococcus sp. Leaf326 genomic window carries:
- a CDS encoding excalibur calcium-binding domain-containing protein, giving the protein MIVLASTSALAAGPVPVGGFRNCKAANAAGYWDIKRGTPAYHTRLDRDRDGVACERKK; this is encoded by the coding sequence GTGATTGTGCTCGCCTCCACCTCAGCCCTGGCGGCTGGTCCTGTGCCGGTCGGGGGCTTCAGGAACTGCAAGGCGGCCAACGCGGCCGGCTACTGGGACATCAAGCGGGGCACGCCGGCCTACCACACGCGGCTCGACCGCGACCGGGATGGTGTCGCGTGCGAGCGCAAGAAATGA